Below is a window of Buchnera aphidicola (Kurisakia onigurumii) DNA.
GTATTTCCATAAATTACATAAGGTATTTTTTTTTCAACAAAAATTTTTTCAAATATTTTAGATTGATAATTATTCCTGTATAAAATTGCATATTCTCCATAATAACTTTTACTCGCTATTTTATGCGAATTAATCTCATTAATTACTGTTAATACTTCATCAGTCTCATTTTCTGCTATAAATATTTTTGCACAAAAATTACTATGTATATTAGAAAACATTTTTTTTTTAAAAAAATGCATATTATTAGAAATCAAAGTATTTGCAATATTTAAAATTCTCTTAGAAGATCGATAATTTTCTTCTAAAAATATTATTTTTATTTTAGGAAAATCTTTTTTTATTAAATGTATATTTTTAGGATCTGAACCTCTCCAAGAATAAATTGATTGATCATCATCACCGACTAAAGTAAAATTGTTTTTTTGAGTCAACATTGTAATTAATTTGTACTGATTACGATTAGTATCCTGATATTCATCTACTAATAAATAACTTATTTTATTTTTCCAATACATTCGAAAATTAAAATTTTTTTTCAATAATAAAACAGTAAAAAAAACTAAATCATCAAAATCTAAAGAATGTATTTTATTTAAATATTTTTCATACAGTGAATAACAATATAAAAAATCTTTCTGATGATTATATTTTCTCGATAAATAAGCATTTTTATAATCTAATAAGTTATTTTTTAAACTAGATATAAAAAAAATTAGTTTATTAATTAAATTAGAATCTTGAAATAAAACAGATCTTGTAATATTTTTTAAAATTTTTTTTTTATCATTTTCATTTATAATAGAAAAATTAGATTTTTTTTCAATAAGATTTATTCCTGATTGTATTATTTTTAAACCAAGTGCATGAAAAGTAGTTACTAAAACTTTAGACATAGAATGATTTACGATAAAATCATTACATATACGATCTTGCATTTCTTTTGCTGCTTTATTAGTAAAAGTAATAGCTAAAATTTTACTAGGATTATAGTTACATTTATTTATTAAATAATATATTTTTTCAGTAATAACTTTTGTTTTTCCTGATCCAGCTCCAGCTAATACTAAACAAGGTCGATGTATAGTTTTTATTACATTTTTTTGCTGTACATTTAAATTATTCATCATAATAATTTTTTTTGAAAAATATTTAAAAATAGTAATATATATTGCACAAAATAAATAATATTGTATATTTTTCTACATGAATATACAATATTTTTAAAATTTTATAAAAAAATTGTTAAAAAAAGTTAATTATTTTTTGTCTTCTTCATATAAGAACGTAATTTCTTTCCAACAATTTCAATAGGATGATTTCTAATATTTTCATTTATATTTTTTAAAGTACTATTATCTATGTTAGAATAATCACAATCAGAAATTTTTTGTAATTCATCTAAATTTAAATTTTGAAAAAATGGTTTCAATAATGGAATAGCTTTTTCTGTAAAAATATAGTTTCCATATTCCGCAGTATCAGATATTACAATATTCATTTCATATAATCTTTTTCTTGCTATTGTATTGGCAATTAATGGTAATTCATGTAATGATTCATAATACGCAGATTCCTCTAAAATTCCTGATTCTGTCATTATTTCAAAAGCAAGTTCAATTCCTGATTTTAATATTGCTGCCATCACTATACCATTTTTAAAATATTCTTCTTCATTAATATCTATTTTAGAATATATAGCTTTCTCAAATAAAGAATTTTTAGTTTTTTTTCTCCAAAAAATTAATTTCTGATCATTGTTATTCCAATCTTGAATCATTTTTTTAGAAAATTCACCTGATAAAATTTCATCCATATGATATTCAAAAAGAGGTCTCAAAATTTTTTTCAATTGTACAGATAAAGAACATATTTTTATTTTAGATGCATTATGAAATCTATCCATCATTAAAGTTATACCTCCTTTTTTTAAAGATTCTGTTAATATTTCCCATCCTTTTTGAATAATATTTACAGAATATTTTGAATTTCTTCCATTTTGAATCAATTTTTTATAATATAATAAAGAAGCAGATTGTAACATTCCACATAAAATAGTTTGCTCTCCCATCAAATCAGATTTAACTTCTGCTGAAAAAGAAGATTCTAGTACTCCTGCTTTATCACTTCCAATGGAATGAGCCCATGATTTTGCTACCGATAATCCTATTGAATATGGATCATTTTTTTCATGTACTGCTATTAATGTAGGAACTCCAAATCCTTTTTTATATTCTTCACGAACTTCAGTTCCTGGGCATTTTGGAGCTACCATAATAACTGTAATATCACTTCGAATTTTTTGACCCATTTCAATAATATTAAAACCATGAGAATATCCTAAAACCGATTTTTTTTTCATGAAAGGAATAATTTCTTGTATTACTTTGGAGTGCTGTTTATCTGGAGTTAAATTTATTACTAAATCCGCTGTTGGAATAACTTCTTTATATGTTCCAATAAGAAAATTATTTTTAATAGCATTATTCCAAGATAAATTTTTTTTTGCAATTGAAGATCTTCGTAATGCAAAAGTTACATTTAAACCTGAATCTCTCATATTTAATCCTTGATTTAGTCCTTGAGAACCACAACCAATAATTACAATATTCTTATTGATAAGAAAATTTTTAGATTCTTTAAATTCTCTTTTTTTCATAAATCGACATTTTCTTAATTGAATTAATTTTTGTCTAAAATTTAATTTATTAAAATAATTATTCATCTATTAAACCTTTGGATAAATTAAAATTTACAAGCGTATAAAAACTAAATTTATTTTTTTAACAAAAACATTTTTTAAAAAATATTTTTATTTTTTTTATTAATTTATAAATTTAATATGTATTAAAAATTTTTTTATCAAATAAAAAATTTATTTTACCAAATATTAGTACTAAAAATTACAAAACTAGATCAACTTTATTTATATCTCTTACAGCTCCTTTATCAGCACTAGTAGCAAAAAAAGCATAATTTTTTAAAGCATAAGATACTTTTCTATTTCTTTTAATAGGTTTATAAGCATTAACACCTTTATTTATTTCATTTTTCATTCTTATTTTTATTTCTTCTTCGTTTATATTTAAAGTAATTTTTCTATTAGGAATATCAATAATTATATTATCGCCGTTTTGTACCAATGCAATTAATCCTCGACTAGAAGCTTCAGGCGAAATATGTCCAATAGATAATCCGGCAGTACCTCCAGAAAAACGACCGTCTGTAATCAGAGCACATTGTTTATCTAAACCTACAGATTTTAAATAAGTAGTAGGATATAACATTTCTTGCATTCCAGGACCTCCTTTTGGTCCTTCATATCTAATTACAATAATATCTCCAGAAATAATTTTTTTATTTAAAATTGATTTTACTGCTTCTTCTTGACTTTCATATACCTTTGCAGTGCCGCTAAAAAAAAGAATATCTTTATCTACACCTGCAGTTTTTACTACACAACCATTTTTAGCTAAATTACCGTATAAAATTGCTAATCCTCCATCAGAACTATAAGCGTTTTTACAAGATCTAATACATCCTTTAATCCGATCAAGATCTAAGCTTTTCCATTCACAAGATTGAGAAAAAGCTTTAACTGTTCTTTCTCCTTTAGGAGCAGCAAGATACATTTTTTTAATATTTTTATCATCTGTTACAGTTATATCATATTCTTGTAAAGTCTGTAATAAAGTATTATGTAAAACATTTTTTACATTAGTAAATATTAATTTTTTTTTGTTTAATTCATTCAAGATTCCTATAACACCTCCTGCTCTATGAAAATCTTCTATATGATATAAATTAGTACTAGGAGATAATTTACAAATATTCGGTATTTTTCTGGATAAAATATCTATATCACTCATTTTAAAATCAATATTTCCTTCTTGTGCAGCAGCTAATAAATGTAAAATAGTATTTGTAGATCCACCCATTGCTATATCTACACACATAGCGTTTTTAAAAGATTGAATATTAGCAATTGATCTTGGAAGAACTGAATAATCGTTCTGTTCATAAAATTGTTTAGTTAGTTCAACAATTTTTTTACTAGATTCAACAATTAATTTTTTTCGAATTTTATGCGTTGCTAATATTGTTCCATTACCTGGTAAAGCTAAACCTATAGCTTCCATTAAACAATTCATAGAATTTGCTGTAAACATTCCAGAACAAGAACCACAAGTAGGACAAGAAGATAATTCGATTTTTTTTACAAATTTATCACTGATATTTTTATTCGCACTATTAGAAATCGCATCCACTAAATCTAATTTAATAATTTTATTATTTTTTTCATCCGAAAATATTTTTCCTGCTTCCATTGGACCTCCGGAAACAAAAATAGTTGGAATATTTATTCGTAATGCAGCCATAAACATTCCTGGAGTTATCTTATCACAATTAGATATACAAATCATGGCATCAGCACAATGTGCATTAACCATATATTCTACTGAATCTGCAATCAAATCTCGAGAAGGAAGAGAATACAACATTCCAGAATGACCCATTGCAATTCCATCATCAATAGCTATTGTATTAAATTCTTTTGCTACTCCTCCAAATTCTTTTATCTTTTTACAAACAATTCTACCTATTTCATTCAAATGTATATGACCTGGAACAAATTCTGAAAAAGAATTTACAACCGCAATAATTGGTTTTTTAAAATCTTTTTCTATCATCCCTGTAGCTCTCCATAATGCACGAGCTCCTGCCATATTTCTTCCTTCTGTAGTAATTTTAGATCGAAATTTAGGCATGTATAATTTATCCTATACAATATATTTTTTTAAAATTATAAAAATATCTTTTAATAAATATTTTAAGAAAAAATAACAGAAAGGTTGATTGTTACAAATAAAAAAATTTTAATTTTATTATTTAAATATTTTTAATAATTAGGATTTTAAAAATAAAGAATTTTATTGAATTAATAAGATTTTCAGGGATGGAGGGACTTGAACCCACAACTTTCGGTTTTGGAGACCGATGCTCTACCAATTGAACTACATCCCTATTTTTGATTTTATATTTTTTAGAGTTAATAAATTTTATTTTTTTAAAATTATAAAATTTTAAAAAATAAAAAGTAATGTATAATTTT
It encodes the following:
- the ilvC gene encoding ketol-acid reductoisomerase: MNNYFNKLNFRQKLIQLRKCRFMKKREFKESKNFLINKNIVIIGCGSQGLNQGLNMRDSGLNVTFALRRSSIAKKNLSWNNAIKNNFLIGTYKEVIPTADLVINLTPDKQHSKVIQEIIPFMKKKSVLGYSHGFNIIEMGQKIRSDITVIMVAPKCPGTEVREEYKKGFGVPTLIAVHEKNDPYSIGLSVAKSWAHSIGSDKAGVLESSFSAEVKSDLMGEQTILCGMLQSASLLYYKKLIQNGRNSKYSVNIIQKGWEILTESLKKGGITLMMDRFHNASKIKICSLSVQLKKILRPLFEYHMDEILSGEFSKKMIQDWNNNDQKLIFWRKKTKNSLFEKAIYSKIDINEEEYFKNGIVMAAILKSGIELAFEIMTESGILEESAYYESLHELPLIANTIARKRLYEMNIVISDTAEYGNYIFTEKAIPLLKPFFQNLNLDELQKISDCDYSNIDNSTLKNINENIRNHPIEIVGKKLRSYMKKTKNN
- the ilvD gene encoding dihydroxy-acid dehydratase — protein: MPKFRSKITTEGRNMAGARALWRATGMIEKDFKKPIIAVVNSFSEFVPGHIHLNEIGRIVCKKIKEFGGVAKEFNTIAIDDGIAMGHSGMLYSLPSRDLIADSVEYMVNAHCADAMICISNCDKITPGMFMAALRINIPTIFVSGGPMEAGKIFSDEKNNKIIKLDLVDAISNSANKNISDKFVKKIELSSCPTCGSCSGMFTANSMNCLMEAIGLALPGNGTILATHKIRKKLIVESSKKIVELTKQFYEQNDYSVLPRSIANIQSFKNAMCVDIAMGGSTNTILHLLAAAQEGNIDFKMSDIDILSRKIPNICKLSPSTNLYHIEDFHRAGGVIGILNELNKKKLIFTNVKNVLHNTLLQTLQEYDITVTDDKNIKKMYLAAPKGERTVKAFSQSCEWKSLDLDRIKGCIRSCKNAYSSDGGLAILYGNLAKNGCVVKTAGVDKDILFFSGTAKVYESQEEAVKSILNKKIISGDIIVIRYEGPKGGPGMQEMLYPTTYLKSVGLDKQCALITDGRFSGGTAGLSIGHISPEASSRGLIALVQNGDNIIIDIPNRKITLNINEEEIKIRMKNEINKGVNAYKPIKRNRKVSYALKNYAFFATSADKGAVRDINKVDLVL
- a CDS encoding UvrD-helicase domain-containing protein codes for the protein MNNLNVQQKNVIKTIHRPCLVLAGAGSGKTKVITEKIYYLINKCNYNPSKILAITFTNKAAKEMQDRICNDFIVNHSMSKVLVTTFHALGLKIIQSGINLIEKKSNFSIINENDKKKILKNITRSVLFQDSNLINKLIFFISSLKNNLLDYKNAYLSRKYNHQKDFLYCYSLYEKYLNKIHSLDFDDLVFFTVLLLKKNFNFRMYWKNKISYLLVDEYQDTNRNQYKLITMLTQKNNFTLVGDDDQSIYSWRGSDPKNIHLIKKDFPKIKIIFLEENYRSSKRILNIANTLISNNMHFFKKKMFSNIHSNFCAKIFIAENETDEVLTVINEINSHKIASKSYYGEYAILYRNNYQSKIFEKIFVEKKIPYVIYGNTSIFNFYEIKILTYYIRFIANFYDDVAFLKIVNVPSRLIGKTTLLKLKNFAKENNCSLYNASTNVNFKKILSVKIFDRLSRFCTWIKKISTYDVHKILKKIILEINYKNWIQKNCDNKFKFDTIWKNVIFFEKIFYDICKKEIQKNRKCNLSHILSNILIHVSNDSLSISIDEIKNRVTLMTLHASKGLEFNFVFIVGMEENILPHYISIQNNNIEEERRLAYVGITRAKKQLFLTYSKNRTIFGHNQCSLPSRFINELPKKDIVFIKKNEYIKNNCFIKNKKNINKIKKLLN